GAAATCGGTTCAGGCCTCAAGGGATGCGTTGAGTTTGTGGCAAAAGATTGCGCCGGCGAACGATCCAAGGACGGCACTGGCTTACAACGATCTGGGGTTGACATTGTGGACCCGGGGTGAACTGCCCGAAGCGGAGACGCGGATTCGCCAGAGCCTGGAAATCCGCAAAAAACTGCCCGGCGACCACGGCGTTGATTTGGCCGAGTCGTCCAGCAATCTTGGGTTGGTGCTGCGTGACCGTGGCGATCTCGCTGGCGCTGAAAAGGCGTTCCGCGATGCTTTGCGTTACACGACCGGAACGGATACGGACACGGACATGGTTCGGTGTGTGTACCTGAACAACCTTGCGCTCGTTCTGCAGGACCAGGGCGATCTCACCAATGCGCAATCCACTTTTAACGCGTCGCTCAATATCATCACCCGGCTGTTGCCGCCGGATCATCCGCACATCACTCTGGTGCGCGCTCATCTGAATGACGTCATCCGCCGGCGAGGCGCACTCGCTGACGATCCTTCTTTATTTCGCGAAGCCTTGTTACTCGACCCGGCCGAGTTGCCCGCGAGCGATGCGCTGTCATCCTCATTGGCGGTTTCCCAACTCACCGCCGATGGGCTGGCGTGTTCGCTGGCGAGTCCTTCCTTGTCGCCGCTGCCGATGGACGCGGGATCAACGGCGGGCTCATGGCGTTACACGAGCAAATCACCGGGTGCGAACTGGGCGGCCTTTACCTTTCCAGATGGAAGATGGGCCACTGCCGCCGAGCTTGTGGCTAATTCGACTTATACAACCCGTTCGCTGCGTGCGGCGCCCGCGCTGACCAACCTATGGTTGCGAAGGGAATTTGATCTTGCGGAAATTCCCGCGGGAAAATTGGTCTTGCGCGTCAATCGGAATGAGGATGCGCAAGTCTATTTGAATGGAGTGCTGCTGACTCCAACCGTTGATTGGAGCGACGTGGAGGTGTTGGTTCCCTGTTCAACGGCGGGTCAGGCAGCGCTTAAAAAAGGCCGAAATGTTCTCGCCTTGCATTGTCAGGATGCCGACGGCGGCACCCGGATCGGAGTAAAACTTTATGTGACCGAGGATGCGACCCTCGGGCGCAATCTCCTGATTGACGAGTTTGGCGAGAACCTTAGCAGCCAGCCACAACGGGCGGAACTCTATGCCGGGCGTGCGAATGTCCTGGCACGATTAGGGAAATGGAAAGACGCGAGCAGCGACCTGAGCCGGGTGATCGAATTGAAGCCTTCGGCGATTGCCGGATGGTATCAACTTGCTCCTTTACTTCTTGAAGAAGGTTCGGCGGATGGATACGAGCGGCTCCGCCGAAAAGCGCTGGAACGATTTGTCAATCCAGACGGTCCGATGATCGCGCAACGAGTGGCCATGCTTTCGCTGCTCACCCCTCCGGACTCTTCACAGACCGAAGAGGTGAGCAAGCTGTCAGACCTCGCGGCGGCGGCGGATTATGTAGATTGGAACCTCACCTGGCGGCAACTCACGAAGGCGTTGGCGGAATATCGGTCGGGACGATTTAACGGCGCTCTCGAGTGGTGCGACAAGGCACTCGCGACCAGCGCGCAGCAAGACATCCCCGGCTGGAACCATGAGCGCGAACGAAACCGCATGGCGAGCGCGTACCTGATCGAGGCGATGGCCCAACAGGAACTCAAACAACCCATCGAGGCGCAATCTTCCCTGGCCAAGGCCGAGAATATCATCAACGGCCAATGTCCCGCGGTGGATAGCGGTGACCTTGGCCGCGAGTGGCAGGATTTTCTGACCGTGCGCATCCTCGCGCGCGAGGCGCAATCCCTCATTGGCGGCAAAGTCGCCACTGCCGGGCAGGCGGGCGGTGCCAAGCTTTGATTACAAGGACAAGGAAACGGATTCAAGCGCTCTTATCGAATGAATAAGCTTGAGTGCGGGATGTAAAACTGGTTGCGTTTCGCTCACATGAGCGACGTGACGCGCATCCTCCAGCAAGCGGAACAGGGCGATCCCCACGCAGCCGATCAATTACTTCCACTGGTTTATGACGAGCTGCGCAAACTCGCGGTTCACCGGATGGCGCACGAATCGCCGGGGCATACTTTGCAACCGACCGCGCTGGTGCATGAGGCCTGGATACGCCTGACCGGCGATGAAAATCAAAAATGGGAAGGGCGATCCCATTTCTTCGCGGCGGCAGCCGAGGCGATGCGGAGAATCCTCATTGAAAAAGCACGGCGCAAGCGGGCGGCGCGCCACGGCGGAGGACAGCAGCGGGTGGATTTTCTGGAGGCGGACGCAGTTTCGGAGAAGGACGATGACGTGCTGCTGGCGGTGAACGATGCGCTCGACAAACTGGCCGCCGTGGACAGTGTCAAAGCCGAGTTGGTGAAACTTCGTTATTTTGTCGGCATGACAAATCTGGAGGCCGCGAGAGCGCTGGGGGTTTCGGAACCGACGGCGAAGCGATACTGGACTTACGCGCGCGCGTGGCTTTACGAGGAGATTGAAAATCCCAGCCAGTAGCTGGCCGTTTCGCCGCGATTTGACGGCATCGGGTAGAAACGCGCGCCCGGCGCGGATTTTTATTACCTGATACTTTTGCTCCGGGAATTTCGCATTGTCTGTGGTGAGCGTTTCGGGACGTTCAAGGAAGTACCGCTGTAAACCAATTAATCTGTCTATGCCAAAAGTTGTTGCCAGCGAAATCCGTCCGTGTGAGTCAGCGCGGGAAACATGGGAGACATTGCCATGAAGAATCGAAAAAACAGGAAGCCGCAAAATATTCGTGCCGCCTTGCGTGGTGTTCTGTCGGCAGGCGCGGCCGTCCAACTCCTCTCCGGAAATTCAGCAATCGGCCAGTTGACCAATGCGCCAACAACCGACACCACCAACATTCCAACGAAGCTCCCGGAGGTCATCGTCACGGGGCGATTGACGCCGACTTCCGAGACCATTGGGCCGGCGCCGCTCCAGACGATCACATCCGAAGACATCCAGAAGGCGGGCACGACGGATGTATTGAGCACGCTGATGAAACTGAGCCCAGGCTTTGTCGGGTCGGCCAATGCGGTCGGGCGCGTGAACAATAACCAATCAATTTTCACCGGCCAGTTGCCAGGCACGGGAGAATCATTCGCGGCGTTCCGCAACCTTCCGACGCTGGTCCTGCTGGATGGGCGCAGGCTGGCGAATTCCGCGTTGAGCCAGGGGCAGGGCGTGGACCTCAATCTCATTCCAATAGGAATGATTGATCGAATCGAGCTATTGAAAGACGGCGCCTCCTCGCTTTACGGCTCTGATGCGGTGGGCGGCGTGATCAATATCATCACCAAAAAGAATTACAACGGAGTGGAAGCGAGCGAAGAGGTGGGCTTTCCGACGGACGGAGCCAGCGGCGGATTTTTGCAGCACAAAACCAGTGTGGTGATGGGACTCACCACTGACCACACCCGGGTCGTGCTGGGGGCGCAATATTATCACACCGATCCGCTGCTCGAAAAAGATCGCATTGACAGCACACCGGAGGGGTTGCAGAAGGCCGGCCTGCTTCCGGTGGGAATCAATTCGAGCCCGACCTTTCCCGGCCGCGTGGATGATGTGGATGGCAGTTATATTTTGGCCGGTTCTCCGTTTGCGGCGGGCGCACCGGGTTATCGCGCGGGATTGAATACGCCACCGGTGGTCACGGGCGGCCCATTCACTTCGGTGGCGGCGTACAACGCGGCAGCGACGGCGCAACTGGGTTTCGCGCCTTATATTCCAATCAGTTCGATTCCTTTCGGGGCGACGGCCAATTCGCTGGCGAATAATGGATACCCGCTATTCAATGCCGCCCAAAGCGGCACGTATTCGATGTTGAAACAAGATCAGGAGAACGTGACGTTGAATCTGGACCACGACATGTTCGATAATCATCTGACCTGGTTCGGTTCATTTCTCTACGCGCATTCGGAAGCAGAATCGGAATTGGGACCCGCGCCGGGACCGTTTCTCGAACAAGCCAATATCGTCATCCCGGCAAACAATCCTTACAATCCTTTTGCCACGGACCTGGGTGGCCCGGTCAATCCTCCAAATATCCGCACGCGATTCGTTGAGAATGGAAATCGTGTTTTCGATACCACGTCTGATTCATATCACTTGGCGACCGGCTTCAAGGGCCTCATTAATCCGGAATACAGTTATGAAGTGGGCGGAACTTACAATCGCGAGGACCAACTTTATCTGACCCGCAACGCCATCAATGGCGGGGCGTTGAACCAGTCGCTTATCCCTACCGGCGCGGTGAATGCGCAGGGCCAGCCATTGAGCACCCTGACGGATGCAAATGGCAACGCAGTGCCGGTGTTCAATTACTTCGGGCTGGGCGGAAATTCCCCAGCGACCCTCAATGCGATCTCGGCAACCTTGTTCCAAAAAGGTTCGTCGGATTTGTGGAGCTTCGACGGCAAAGTGATCGCGGCGCCGGAATTTCTGGAATTGCCGGCGGGGCCAATTTCAATCGCGGTGGGGGGAGAATTTATCCATGAAGGTTTGGATACCTCGGTGGATTCGCTGACGCTGGCGGGACTTTCGCCGGGCATCACGCAATCGTTTCCCTCGTCCGGCAGCCGGCAGCGTTACGCTGGGTTTGCCGAGGTCAATATTCCGATTTTCTCCAAGGACTATCACGTGCCGGTTTTCCATTCATTGGAACTTACGGCGGCGGGACGATTCGAGGAAATTGAACCCGGAGGCCATGCCGCGGTTCCCAAAATCGGAATTCTTTGGCAGCCGGTGGATGATCAAGTGACGTTGCGCGGTGGATATTCGGAAGCGTATCTCGCGCCGTCCATCTACAGCGCGTTCGGGCCGAATTCGACGAGTGTGCCTTCCATCAAATTGGCAGACGGAACGATCCAGGAGCAAATCACGACGACCTCAAATCCCAACCTTAAGCCGTCGTCATCGCAACAGTGGAACCTGGGCATCGTCATCTCACCGGAGATCACCCCGGGCCTCACATTGAGCGCGGATTATTATCATGTATTGGAAGATCATGTGGCGTCGGCTGATTACACTTCGGCTTTGGCCAGCTTGAACGCGCTGGGTTCGGCTTCGCCGTTCGCGCCGGGCTATGCTTTTAGTAATGGTGGATCACTCAAGACCACCGCACCGGGCCAAGTGGTTCACGCGACATTCGGCAATCTTACGCTGCCGTTAACCGACTCGGAATCCATCCGCACTGAGGGCTTGGACTTCTCGGCGAATTATGCGATCCCGGTGACGTGGGGCACGGTGACGCTCAACGGAAATATTAATTGGACGCTGACGTATGAAGTGCAGTCAGCGCCGGGAGGGGGTTATTTTCATTACGAGGGACAGGGGACTTACGGGTTCGGGTCGGCACAGGGAATCATCCCCGATTATAACGTCAACTGCTCGTTCACGTGGGATTACAAGAACCTTCAATATGTCATCAGCGCGCACTATCTTCCCGGGGTGACAATTCCGGGGAATTTATTCGCGGCCATCGCCACGCCGGGAGCAACGCAAGGAAGCACCATCAACGGGCTCGCGCAAGAGGTCAGCGCCTACTTTACGATTGATATGCAAATATCGTACGAATTTGGCCGTGGCCGGAAGAACCGGGATTGGATGGATGGTTTGCGGCTCACGGTTGGTTGCAACAATATTACTGATACTCCAGCGCCGCTTATCGCCGGAGGGCCGGATGATTATAGCGACAAAAACGTCTATGACCTGCTCGGACGGTTCGTCTATTTTGAAATCTCTAAAAAGTTTTAGGGATTCGAGTGTTAGCAAAATCGCGTCCTTATGGCGATTGGAACAATACCCGCGCCCCGGATGGTTGGTCATTCGCGACGGCGGGATCATTGCCGAAAGAATGGCGGAATGAAGGCGACGGCCAGCGCACCAGGCAGAGTCTGCCAGCCAATCCAACCAGGCAAGTCAAAGAAGTAATTCCAAGTGGCGCAGACTGCGGCGTTCGCGGGTAGGAGAATTGCCGAGACGATGGAGCCGAAAACGGCAATCCTCCGCCACGTAAATTGAACTAGTCTGTTTCGGTATGAGACGCCTATGCCAACTGTCAGAGGAACTGCCGGAAGATTTTGGAGAATAGTCACAGAACCCCATTGAAAACATTGATGAATTTGATATTTTTATTCCGCAATGTGGTTCGCGCTGATGTCCAGTACGATGTCATTACATTGACGATACTCTGCTCCGTCATCAAGCACCGCCGCTTTATTATTTTGGCTTTACGCCCTTCCATGCGGTTCTAACTCTATGAAAGATTTCGACAGAGTAAAAACTCATGTTATCAGGTTTCTTAGCGGAAAAAAAGCAGCCAAACGATTAGAAGCATCGGCAGCATGTAAGGCAGTGTGTATTTTAAGATGTAACCACCGAAACTGGGGGTGTGAACTTTTTGGTGGTCGGCTATGGCTTTCACAAGGAAATTTGGGCCGTTGCCGATGTAAGTGTTCGCACCAAAAAATACCGAGCCGACACTTACAGCCACGATGTAAAGGCTGAGTTTGGCATCCCCCAAAAGAAACGCGGTTTTGATTTCCTCGACGCTGGCGTGGCCGGCGGCGATGTCCGCCGGATGAAATTTCTGCAGCGCGGCGAAAGTTTGCCGGACCGCCTCGGCGTGCGCGCCGGTGACGCTCGCCAGTCCCGCGCCATGAGCTTGCACTAATTGTGCTACTTGCGAAACGACTTCAGGATGCACGAACCTTCCAAAACCCGTGTTCAAAAAACAAAGGTAAGTCGGCGCGTTATCCAGCACGCTGCTCAACACGCCTGAGCCCCAATAAAACAATCCGGGTGAGGCCTCCTGCAAATGCCCGGCATTCGCCTGAAGCCAGTCCAGCGCGGGGATCATCGTCCCAAAAACTCCGATGAACAGGATGGCCACTTCCTTAATCGGCCCAAGGGAAAAATGGTTGGCTTCGTGGTGGTGCTTGCCAGTGAGAAAATAAGACGCCAGCGCCGCGCCAATCATCAAGGCTTCCCGCAGGAACGGCGGATTATTTATGAAAACCGCGCCGATGATCACGCTCAGAAAAACCATATTGAACAAGCCGCCGAGCTTCCAATCTTCATGCCCCGTTTCCTTATCGCGAACTTTTGCCGAGGCGCGCATGAAGTTCCGGTAATCCACGATGAAAAACATGATGAGCAAAATGCTGGTGCCCACTGCCCACATCGGCAGGCAGCGAACCGTCACCCACGAGAACGGCACTCCCATCAGATAACCAAGGAACAACGGCGGATCGCCAATGGGCGTGAGACAGCCACCGACATTCGACACGATCAGAATGAAAAAAACCACGTGATGCCCGGTGACACGATATTTATTGGTGCGCAGCCACGGACGAATCAAAAGCATGGATGCGCCCGTGGTCCCAAGCAAATTGGCGACTACCGCGCCCACGAGCAGAAACAGCACATTCCGCAGTGGAGTAGCCTCGCCCTTCACATTGATGTGAATTCCACCCGACACCACAAACAATGAGCCAACGAGTGCGATAAAACTTAAATATTCATGGGCGGTATCGAGCACATGCCCCGGCGCGTGAATGATTCCCACATAATACGCCACCACCAGAAGCGCCAGACCACCGGCCACCTTGGCATAATGTTTGCCCCAAAAATCCGCAAAGAAAAACGGCGCCAGCGCCACCATGCCCAGCAGCGCAACGAACGGAAAAATCATCAATGGATTGATGGTGAGCAAATCACTATTGGCATCCATGAAATATTTTTTTGGAAGAAATGAAATCCTTGAAGCGCACGACCTCGCTAATCAGAGACGGGAAATATTGAATCACAATACCCCCTCGCGGCCTCGCCGGATTGGAACCGGCGATTGATTGAAACAAAACGATGGCGCAACCAAACCGCTTAGCGATTTTGGGCGATCCGTTCCCGAAGCTGCCGATAAAGCATGACGCCGTAACCAAGCACCACACCGCCGGAAACCCACCATTGGCAGCCGTCCTTGAAAAGCATCGGGCAGACAATCTGCACCAGAACCATCGCCACGAGGAAATACGCCACGCGGCTCATTGAACCCGGCATCACTGCCCAGCCATTGTGAAAATTGCCTTCGCGTTGCTGGCGTTGATAACGGCGCCAGGCGGTTTCCTGGATGTAACCGAAAGCCAATCCAAGAATGGTGCCGGCGATCAGGCTGGCTGCCTCAGTGAAAAGATTCATTTGTGTAAGCATTGGAGTTTTGGGAAAAATGTCAATTAACTAAAAAAACGTGCGGGGGCATTGCTGCCCCCGCACCTGAAGAACTTCTTACTTGCCCATCGGGGTTTCCGATTGCTTGTCCATGACGATGCCCGCATATCCCGGCACGCCCATTTCGGGAACATCGAGACCTTCGATTTCCACTTCGAGCGAAACGCGGTTGCCCACGAGCTTCTCAGCAATGAAGTAAACCACGAGCGAGATGATGGAGAGCGCGATGAAGCAGGTGATCACGCCGATGCACTCCGCCCAGAATTGGCCCATGCCGCCGCCATAGAAAGCGCCAATCACTTTTCCCGGGACGCCATTCCAGCCGTCACCATAGGTGCCGTCTGCAAACAATCCCAGCGAGAGGCAGCCCCAGGCGCCATTGACGCCGTGGACCGAGATAGCGCCCACGCAATCATCAATGCCGATCTTGTCGAAGAAGAACACCGATTCCACGACCAGGATGCCGGAGATAATGCCGATCCAGCACGCGCCGCCAGCGCTAACGAACGCGCAAGGGCAGGTGATGGCGACCAATCCCGCGAGCATGCCGTTGCACATCATCGAGGGGTCCGGTTTCTTGGTGCGGAACCACCACATCCAGAGCGTCGTTGCCAACGCGCCGGTCGCGGAAGCCAGCATCGTATTCACCGCGACTACCGCGATGCGCAGATCCGTGCCAGCCAGGCTGGAACCAGGATTGAAACCGAACCAGCCAAAGGCAAGGATGAACGT
This sequence is a window from Verrucomicrobiia bacterium. Protein-coding genes within it:
- a CDS encoding sodium:proton antiporter — its product is MDANSDLLTINPLMIFPFVALLGMVALAPFFFADFWGKHYAKVAGGLALLVVAYYVGIIHAPGHVLDTAHEYLSFIALVGSLFVVSGGIHINVKGEATPLRNVLFLLVGAVVANLLGTTGASMLLIRPWLRTNKYRVTGHHVVFFILIVSNVGGCLTPIGDPPLFLGYLMGVPFSWVTVRCLPMWAVGTSILLIMFFIVDYRNFMRASAKVRDKETGHEDWKLGGLFNMVFLSVIIGAVFINNPPFLREALMIGAALASYFLTGKHHHEANHFSLGPIKEVAILFIGVFGTMIPALDWLQANAGHLQEASPGLFYWGSGVLSSVLDNAPTYLCFLNTGFGRFVHPEVVSQVAQLVQAHGAGLASVTGAHAEAVRQTFAALQKFHPADIAAGHASVEEIKTAFLLGDAKLSLYIVAVSVGSVFFGANTYIGNGPNFLVKAIADHQKVHTPSFGGYILKYTLPYMLPMLLIVWLLFFR
- a CDS encoding sigma-70 family RNA polymerase sigma factor — translated: MSDVTRILQQAEQGDPHAADQLLPLVYDELRKLAVHRMAHESPGHTLQPTALVHEAWIRLTGDENQKWEGRSHFFAAAAEAMRRILIEKARRKRAARHGGGQQRVDFLEADAVSEKDDDVLLAVNDALDKLAAVDSVKAELVKLRYFVGMTNLEAARALGVSEPTAKRYWTYARAWLYEEIENPSQ
- a CDS encoding tetratricopeptide repeat protein gives rise to the protein MSNPSEHEEAIFISTLQLPAEQRAKHLDEVCAGNPRLRKRIEALVKAHEKAGEFLEKPASTLPIAEPMPLPAAGPHATVRISLSSTEKAGDKIGRYKLLQQIGEGGCGVVYMAEQEEPVRRRVALKVIKLGMDTKNVIARFEAERQALALMDHPNIAKVLDAGATEAGRPFFVMELVRGIKITDYCDQNHLSTTERLNLHIKVCQAIQHAHQKGIIHRDIKPSNILIALHDGVPIPKVIDFGIAKATEQKLTDKTLFTMFEQFIGTPAYMSPEQAEMSALDIDTRSDIYSLGVLLYELLTSKTPFDAKELMQSGLDGMRRTIREREPLRPSTRLNTMLQADLTTVANHRQMEPAKLTSLIRGDLDWIVMKALEKDRTRRYETANGLAADIKRYLQNEPVSACPPSGMYRLQKMVFRNKAAFAAGGSVLLALLAGLGFSTFMFFKEKQANKVALTEAKKSQQTAHFLQDMLQGVGPEKAKGRDTEMLREILDQTARRMGTELSSQPEVEADLCLTIGGVYQDLGEYAKAVDMQTHAVTLDEKVYGKESSNTATSLQKLAATLCDKGDFPKSVQASRDALSLWQKIAPANDPRTALAYNDLGLTLWTRGELPEAETRIRQSLEIRKKLPGDHGVDLAESSSNLGLVLRDRGDLAGAEKAFRDALRYTTGTDTDTDMVRCVYLNNLALVLQDQGDLTNAQSTFNASLNIITRLLPPDHPHITLVRAHLNDVIRRRGALADDPSLFREALLLDPAELPASDALSSSLAVSQLTADGLACSLASPSLSPLPMDAGSTAGSWRYTSKSPGANWAAFTFPDGRWATAAELVANSTYTTRSLRAAPALTNLWLRREFDLAEIPAGKLVLRVNRNEDAQVYLNGVLLTPTVDWSDVEVLVPCSTAGQAALKKGRNVLALHCQDADGGTRIGVKLYVTEDATLGRNLLIDEFGENLSSQPQRAELYAGRANVLARLGKWKDASSDLSRVIELKPSAIAGWYQLAPLLLEEGSADGYERLRRKALERFVNPDGPMIAQRVAMLSLLTPPDSSQTEEVSKLSDLAAAADYVDWNLTWRQLTKALAEYRSGRFNGALEWCDKALATSAQQDIPGWNHERERNRMASAYLIEAMAQQELKQPIEAQSSLAKAENIINGQCPAVDSGDLGREWQDFLTVRILAREAQSLIGGKVATAGQAGGAKL
- a CDS encoding TonB-dependent receptor, whose translation is MKNRKNRKPQNIRAALRGVLSAGAAVQLLSGNSAIGQLTNAPTTDTTNIPTKLPEVIVTGRLTPTSETIGPAPLQTITSEDIQKAGTTDVLSTLMKLSPGFVGSANAVGRVNNNQSIFTGQLPGTGESFAAFRNLPTLVLLDGRRLANSALSQGQGVDLNLIPIGMIDRIELLKDGASSLYGSDAVGGVINIITKKNYNGVEASEEVGFPTDGASGGFLQHKTSVVMGLTTDHTRVVLGAQYYHTDPLLEKDRIDSTPEGLQKAGLLPVGINSSPTFPGRVDDVDGSYILAGSPFAAGAPGYRAGLNTPPVVTGGPFTSVAAYNAAATAQLGFAPYIPISSIPFGATANSLANNGYPLFNAAQSGTYSMLKQDQENVTLNLDHDMFDNHLTWFGSFLYAHSEAESELGPAPGPFLEQANIVIPANNPYNPFATDLGGPVNPPNIRTRFVENGNRVFDTTSDSYHLATGFKGLINPEYSYEVGGTYNREDQLYLTRNAINGGALNQSLIPTGAVNAQGQPLSTLTDANGNAVPVFNYFGLGGNSPATLNAISATLFQKGSSDLWSFDGKVIAAPEFLELPAGPISIAVGGEFIHEGLDTSVDSLTLAGLSPGITQSFPSSGSRQRYAGFAEVNIPIFSKDYHVPVFHSLELTAAGRFEEIEPGGHAAVPKIGILWQPVDDQVTLRGGYSEAYLAPSIYSAFGPNSTSVPSIKLADGTIQEQITTTSNPNLKPSSSQQWNLGIVISPEITPGLTLSADYYHVLEDHVASADYTSALASLNALGSASPFAPGYAFSNGGSLKTTAPGQVVHATFGNLTLPLTDSESIRTEGLDFSANYAIPVTWGTVTLNGNINWTLTYEVQSAPGGGYFHYEGQGTYGFGSAQGIIPDYNVNCSFTWDYKNLQYVISAHYLPGVTIPGNLFAAIATPGATQGSTINGLAQEVSAYFTIDMQISYEFGRGRKNRDWMDGLRLTVGCNNITDTPAPLIAGGPDDYSDKNVYDLLGRFVYFEISKKF